The following are from one region of the Primulina eburnea isolate SZY01 chromosome 17, ASM2296580v1, whole genome shotgun sequence genome:
- the LOC140817717 gene encoding alpha-L-arabinofuranosidase 1-like yields MEANILLSSILLLLFILLSAICQSSASGIEANQTVALFINASEASAKEIPKTMFGIFFEEINHAGAGGLWAELVCNRGFEAGGSNTPSNINPWSIIGNDSSLIVSTERSSCFDRNKIALRMEVLCNHDGPKTCPAGGVGIFNPGFWGMNIELGKTYKLVLYVRASQSINVSASLVGSIGLKTLATANIIASDVSNWTKMEVLMQAEGTDASSRLQLTTTRKGIIWFDQVSLMPVDTYKGHGFRNDLFKMLKDLSPGFIRFPGGCFVEGEWLRNAFRWKETIGPWEERPGHFGDVWHYWTDEGLGHFEFLQLAEDLGALPIWVFNNGISHNDHVDPSAILPFVQEILDGIEFARGSPQSKWGSVRASMGHPEPFDLRYVAVGNEDCDRQDYRGSYLKFYDAISHAYPDIKIISNCDGSSKQLDHPAHYYDYHIYSNADNVFGAARKFDKAPRGGPKAFVSEYAVTGNDAGKGSLLAALAEAGFLIGLERNCDVVEMASYAPLFVNKNDRTWSPDAIVFDSSKMYGTPSYWMQHFFKESNGATLLNATLQAGVESSLIASAVMWKNTEDNNKYLRVKVVNSGSNSVTLQISIDGLELNSIQSQGSIKTELTSTNYMDENSFEHPDKIVPVRTLLEDVAEEMDILLSPRSLTSIDLPINPNNIRIVGSDSVLRSSH; encoded by the exons ATGGAGGCAAATATCCTCTTGAGCAGTATTCTTCTTTTGCTTTTCATTTTGCTGAGTGCTATATGTCAATCTTCCGCATCGGGAATTGAAGCAAACCAGACTGTTGCACTATTTATAAATGCCTCAGAAGCATCAGCAAAGGAGATACCAAAGACAATGTTTGGTATATTTTTCGAG GAGATTAATCATGCTGGAGCTGGAGGACTTTGGGCCGAACTTGTCTGCAACAGAG GATTTGAAGCTGGAGGTTCCAACACTCCTTCAAATATTAATCCTTGGTCTATTATTGGGAATGACTCATCTTTAATAGTGTCAACTGAACGTTCATCATGCTTTGATCGGAACAAAATTGCACTCCGAATGGAAGTGCTTTGCAACCATGATGGCCCCAAAACGTGTCCAGCCGGAGGAGTTGGTATTTTCAATCCTGGCTTCTGGGGAATG AATATTGAACTAGGGAAGACGTataagttggttctttatgttcGTGCATCGCAGTCAATTAACGTTTCTGCGTCATTGGTTGGGTCAATTGGACTGAAAACACTGGCTACTGCTAACATTAT AGCTTCTGATGTTTCAAATTGGACAAAGATGGAGGTGTTGATGCAAGCAGAAGGAACAGATGCAAGCTCGAGACTTCAACTGACTACAACCAGGAAAGGCATCATATGGTTTGATCAAGTATCATTGATGCCTGTAGATACATATAAG GGGCATGGTTTTCGCAATGATCTTTTTAAGATGCTGAAAGATTTAAGCCCTGGATTTATAAGGTTTCCAG GTGGTTGCTTTGTTGAAGGTGAATGGTTAAGAAATGCATTCCGCTGGAAAGAAACAATTGGGCCGTGGGAGGAGAGGCCCGGTCATTTTGGTGATGTCTGGCATTACTGGACCGATGAGGGCCTTGGTCACTTTGAATTTCTACAG CTTGCTGAGGACTTAGGTGCATTACCTATATGGGTGTTCAACAATG GAATTAGTCACAATGACCATGTTGACCCTTCTGCCATCCTACCTTTCGTACAA GAGATCCTGGATGGAATTGAGTTTGCGAGGGGTAGTCCTCAGTCTAAATGGGGTTCTGTTCGAGCATCAATGGGACACCCTGAACCCTTCGATCTGAGATATGTTGCAGTGGGGAACGAGGACTGTGATAGGCAAGATTACAGAG GTAGCTACCTCAAGTTCTATGACGCTATTAGCCATGCATATCCTGACATCAAAATAATCTCTAACTGTGATGGCTCTTCTAAACAATTGGATCACCCAGCTCATTATTATGACTATCAT ATTTATAGCAATGCAGACAATGTGTTTGGAGCAGCTAGAAAATTTGATAAAGCACCACGAGGAGGTCCAAAG GCTTTTGTGAGTGAATATGCTGTGACCGGAAATGATGCTGGCAAGGGTAGTCTCTTAGCTGCTCTGGCTGAAGCCGGATTTCTTATTGGGCTTGAAAGGAACTG TGACGTAGTAGAGATGGCAAGCTATGCACCATTGTTTGTAAATAAAAATGACAGAAC GTGGAGTCCTGATGCTATCGTTTTCGACTCATCGAAGATGTATGGAACTCCTAGTTATTGGATGCAACATTTCTTCAAGGAATCAAACGGTGCAACTCTTCTTAATGCTACCCTTCAAGCTGGCGTGGAGAGTTCTCTCATTGCTTCCGCGGTTATGTGGAAGAATACAGAGGACAACAACAAATATCTGAGAGTAAAA GTGGTTAATTCTGGGAGCAACAGTGTGACTCTTCAAATTTCTATAGATGGATTGGAGCTGAACTCGATACAGTCACAAGGGTCGATCAAGACCGAATTGACATCCACAAATTATATGGATGAGAATTCTTTCGAACATCCTGATAAG ATTGTTCCTGTCAGAACTTTGCTAGAAGATGTTGCGGAGGAGATGGATATCTTGCTTTCTCCGCGATCATTAACATCCATTGATTTGCCAATAAACCCAAATAATATCAGGATTGTGGGGTCTGATTCTGTTCTGAGATCCTCGCACTAA
- the LOC140818583 gene encoding histone-lysine N-methyltransferase, H3 lysine-9 specific SUVH1-like: MEHGLNPQSNHQPGSIDKSKVMDVRPLRCLIPLFPNPPGMPNVPTPHAAPFACVPPGGPFPQGVQPFYPFLVPNEPQRTGYGSQNQQGNFGHGSTIPAPVPLNSFRTPASKPHGRRGRPRKNVNPSKPLAMEDDEYSDSQNDQYVNEFGLHTTDAEASNKSVRRRGRPRKRRPGDGDEIDVESLVNSFLALFKLNGFDDLTRASGDKETVGTILLVFSLLRRRLTQLDEANDLTNGIARRPDLKAGTLLMTKGIRTNATKRIGHVPGIEVGDIFFVRMELCIVGLHAPSMAGIDYMSVKIATDEEPVAVSIVSSGGYDDEGDGGDMLIYTGQGGVQRRDGQMIDQKLERGNLALEKSLHRANDVRVIRGIKDPLSTGKIYVYDGLYRIQESWAEKKSGCNVFKYKLVRVPGQPQAYTLWKSIQQWRDGTATQTGVILPDLTSGSESQPVTLVNDVDGEKGPGHFLYISSLRYSKPFPASKPSSGCHCMGGCQPGDTHCPCNQKNDGLLPYSSIGVLLTSKPLIYECGQTCACPPNCRNRTSQAGIKVRLEVFKTKNRGWGLRSWDPIRAGAFICEYAGDVINDASGNFGNESDNNYIFDATRYYEPLEAVHDDSTGSKKAPFPLVISAKNNGNVARFMDHSCSPNVFWQPVLRESNNESYLHIAFFSIGHIPPMQELTYDYGTVRTEKEEKGKKKCLCGSVKCQGYFY; the protein is encoded by the coding sequence ATGGAGCACGGTTTGAATCCACAGTCAAATCATCAGCCTGGGTCAATTGATAAGTCTAAGGTAATGGATGTGAGGCCTTTGAGATGTCTTATTCCACTATTCCCGAACCCACCGGGCATGCCTAATGTTCCAACTCCCCATGCCGCCCCCTTTGCTTGTGTTCCGCCTGGTGGTCCTTTTCCGCAAGGAGTTCAACCGTTTTACCCTTTTCTGGTTCCCAATGAACCTCAGCGCACTGGTTATGGTTCTCAAAACCAGCAAGGTAATTTTGGTCATGGTAGCACTATACCAGCTCCTGTTCCATTGAATTCATTTAGGACCCCGGCATCTAAACCACATGGCCGCCGTGGTCGGCCTAGGAAGAATGTCAATCCATCCAAACCTCTTGCTATGGAGGATGATGAATATAGCGACTCGCAGAATGACCAATATGTGAATGAGTTTGGCTTGCATACCACTGATGCAGAGGCTTCCAATAAATCGGTGAGGCGAAGGGGCCGTCCAAGGAAGAGAAGGCCTGGAGATGGTGATGAAATTGATGTAGAATCTCTAGTTAACAGCTTCTTGGCTCTCTTTAAGCTTAATGGATTTGATGACCTTACAAGGGCTAGTGGGGACAAGGAAACCGTTGGAACTATACTCTTGGTTTTTAGTTTACTTAGgagaagactcactcaacttgATGAAGCAAATGACTTGACTAATGGTATTGCTAGACGTCCTGACCTGAAAGCTGGTACGCTTTTGATGACTAAAGGAATCCGGACAAATGCGACAAAGCGGATTGGGCATGTTCCGGGAATTGAAGTCGGTGATATTTTCTTTGTCAGAATGGAACTTTGCATAGTTGGGTTACACGCCCCGAGTATGGCTGGAATAGATTATATGAGTGTTAAAATTGCAACAGATGAGGAACCGGTAGCTGTCAGCATAGTTTCATCTGGAGGATATGATGACGAGGGGGATGGCGGAGACATGTTAATTTATACTGGCCAGGGTGGAGTGCAGAGGAGAGATGGACAAATGATTGACCAGAAGCTCGAAAGGGGAAATCTCGCTCTAGAGAAAAGTCTACATCGAGCCAATGACGTGAGAGTCATAAGGGGCATTAAGGATCCTCTTTCAACTGGTAAGATCTATGTTTATGATGGCTTGTATAGAATTCAAGAATCATGGGCAGAAAAAAAGTCGGGATGCAATGTTTTTAAGTATAAGTTGGTCAGGGTTCCGGGACAACCACAGGCTTATACCCTGTGGAAATCAATTCAGCAGTGGAGAGACGGAACAGCTACTCAGACGGGCGTTATACTTCCAGATTTAACTTCGGGTTCAGAAAGTCAGCCTGTGACTCTTGTGAATGACGTTGATGGTGAAAAGGGACCGGGTCATTTCTTGTACATTTCGAGCCTCAGATACTCGAAGCCTTTTCCGGCGTCTAAACCTTCTTCCGGTTGTCATTGCATGGGTGGATGTCAGCCTGGGGACACCCATTGTCCGTGCAATCAGAAAAATGATGGCCTTCTCCCCTATTCGTCAATTGGGGTTCTTCTGACTAGCAAACCCTTGATATATGAGTGTGGGCAGACCTGCGCATGTCCTCCGAATTGTCGGAACCGTACGTCTCAAGCAGGAATTAAAGTCCGTCTTGAGGTTTTCAAAACAAAGAACAGAGGCTGGGGGCTTAGGTCGTGGGATCCCATACGTGCGGGAGCTTTTATTTGTGAATATGCAGGGGATGTTATTAATGACGCCAGTGGTAATTTTGGGAATGAAAGTgacaataattatatttttgatgcaACCCGTTATTATGAGCCATTAGAAGCTGTCCATGATGATTCCACAGGTTCTAAGAAAGCCCCGTTTCCTCTTGTGATAAGTGCAAAGAACAATGGAAATGTAGCCCGTTTTATGGACCATAGTTGTTCGCCAAATGTATTCTGGCAGCCAGTTTTACGTGAAAGTAATAATGAGTCGTATCTCCATATTGCTTTCTTTTCCATCGGACATATTCCGCCCATGCAAGAGCTGACATATGATTATGGGACGGTTCGGACCGAGAAAgaagaaaaaggaaagaaaaagtgCTTATGTGGATCTGTGAAATGCCAAGGGTACTTCTATTGA
- the LOC140818085 gene encoding hypersensitive-induced response protein 1, producing the protein MGQVLGCIQVDQSTVVVKEQFGKYDNVLEPGCHCLPWCLGYQMAGTLTLRVQQLDVRCETKTKDNVFVTVVASIQYRALAEKAADAFYKLTNTKEQIQAYVFDVIRASVPKLELDSVFEQKNDIAKAVENELEKAMSAYGFEIVQTLIVDIEPDAQVKRAMNEINSAARMRVAANEKAEAEKILQIKKAEGEAESKYLSGLGIARQRQAIVDGLRDSVLAFSESVPGTSAKDVMDMVLVTQYFDTMKEIGASSKSSAVFIPHGPGAVKDIATQIRDGLLQAEVTKQ; encoded by the exons ATGGGTCAAGTGCTTGGTTGCATTCAAGTGGATCAGTCTACTGTTGTTGTGAAGGAACAGTTTGGCAAGTATGACAACGTGCTTGAGCCTGGGTGCCATTGCCTGCCTTGGTGTCTAGGTTACCAGATGGCTGGTACACTGACCTTGCGCGTGCAGCAGCTTGATGTCCGTTGTGAAACAAAAACTAAG GACAATGTGTTTGTAACGGTGGTTGCCTCAATTCAATATCGAGCATTGGCTGAGAAAGCAGCAGATGCATTTTACAAGCTAACTAACACGAAAGAACAGATCCAAGCATATGTTTTTGACG TCATAAGGGCAAGTGTACCAAAATTGGAATTGGATTCTGTTTTCGAGCAGAAGAATGACATAGCTAAGGCTGTGGAGAATGAACTTGAAAAG GCGATGTCTGCCTATGGGTTTGAGATAGTCCAGACGCTAATCGTCGACATTGAACCAGATGCTCAAGTTAAGAGAGCCATGAATGAAATAAATTCGG CTGCTCGTATGAGGGTTGCCGCAAATGAGAAGGCTGAAGCTGAGAAAATCTTGCAAATCAAGAAAGCCGAGGGAGAGGCCGAATCCAAATACTTATCTGGGCTCGGGATCGCGCGTCAGCGTCAGGCCATTGTAGACGGGCTAAGAGACAGTGTGCTTGCCTTCTCAGAAAGCGTGCCCGGAACATCAGCCAAGGATGTAATGGACATGGTTCTTGTCACACAATATTTCGACACAATGAAGGAAATTGGAGCATCATCCAAATCATCTGCTGTGTTTATTCCACACGGTCCTGGGGCTGTTAAAGACATCGCAACACAGATTCGGGACGGTCTTCTTCAGGCTGAGGTTACTAAACAGTAG
- the LOC140818584 gene encoding LOW QUALITY PROTEIN: probable protein S-acyltransferase 4 (The sequence of the model RefSeq protein was modified relative to this genomic sequence to represent the inferred CDS: deleted 1 base in 1 codon) translates to MDLGRPHPRRLYQVWRGSNKFLLGGRLIFGPDVSSLFLTAFLIVGPALAFCIKILLLIKHNIKEGKNANPWYPVLIVAIVLTLLDVFFLFHTSSRDPGIVPRNTKPPESDETFEIDTPSMEWVNGRTPHLKLPRTKDVVVNGHTVKVKFCDTCLLYRPPRASHCSICNNCVQRFDHHCPWVGQCIGIRNYRFFFMFVSTSTILCIYVFVVSWINIVQPKGKVFKVMSSDVLSVVLIVYCFIAVWFVGGLSVFHFYLISTNQTTYENFRYRYDKKENPYNRGMIKNLKEVFFSKIPPSMNDFRAFFREEESVVLEPTDHDFMVMGGMKSSKEKIDLEMGSSKLDEEHYSTLPEILNNLSCDDTVVKPREASERTDSGRLIAPIEQELNDPTNNFTIEVEDNVDEKRQDVTI, encoded by the exons ATGGACCTCGGAAGGCCCCATCCGAGGAGGCTTTATCAAGTTTGGAGGGGAAGCAAT AAATTCTTGTTAGGGGGGAGATTGATCTTCGGACCCGATGTGTCTTCTTTGTTCTTGACCGCGTTTTTAATTGTTGGTCCGGCCCTCGCGTTTTGTATAAAGATTCTGTTGCTCATTAAACACAACATCAAAGAAGGCAAGAATGCCAATCCTTGGTATCCAGTACTTATTGTGGCTATAGTGCTAACGTTGTTG GATGTATTCTTCCTCTTCCATACCTCAAGCAGAGATCCAGGAATCGTTCCTAGAAACACAAAACCTCCAGAATCTGACGAAACATTTGAAATAGACACTCCTTCAATGGAGTGGGTCAATGGTAGAACTCCTCATCTGAAACTTCCTCGCACGAAAGACGTCGTCGTAAATGGGCACACTGTCAAAGtgaaattttgtgacacatgttTACTCTACCGTCCACCTCGTGCATCTCATTGCTCCATCTGCAACAACTGTGTTCAGAGATTCGATCACCACTGTCCATGGGTTGGTCAATGCATTGGTATA CGGAACTATAGGTTCTTCTTCATGTTTGTATCAACATCGACGATTTTATGCATTTATGTTTTTGTCGTCTCTTGGATCAACATCGTCCAACCTAAAGGCAAAGTATTCAAAGTCATGTCAAGTGATGTTTTATCGGTTGTACTCATCGTTTACTGCTTCATTGCTGTTTGGTTTGTTGGTGGCCTATCAGTTTTCCACTTCTATCTGATTAGCACGAATCAG ACTACATATGAGAACTTCAGGTATCGATACGATAAAAAGGAGAATCCA TATAACAGAGGGATGATCAAGAACCTCAAAGAAGTCTTTTTCTCTAAGATCCCACCTTCAATGAATGATTTTCGAGCATTTTTTCGCGAAGAAGAAAGTGTGGTTCTGGAACCGACGGATCATGATTTCATGGTCATGGGAGGTATGAAAAGCTCCAAAGAAAAAATCGACCTTGAAATGGGATCATCAAAGCTCGATGAGGAACACTACTCAACGCTTCCTGAGATTTTGAATAATCTGTCATGTGATGATACAGTCGTGAAACCAAGGGAAGCAAGTGAAAGAACTGATTCTGGCCGGCTCATCGCTCCTATCGAACAAGAATTGAACGATCCCACAAACAATTTCACTATAGAAGTTGAGGACAATGTAGACGAGAAAAGGCAAGATGTAACTATCTGA
- the LOC140818422 gene encoding LOW QUALITY PROTEIN: uncharacterized protein (The sequence of the model RefSeq protein was modified relative to this genomic sequence to represent the inferred CDS: inserted 2 bases in 1 codon; deleted 1 base in 1 codon), translated as MDVDTEIQRVKEERQKMEKDLAALTSLTFDTDLYNANKYEGYERSIAVNDEDDNLDGTENEIARKMASFTAPKQFLKEHLRTGEEDDVSGFKQPSKIIDREDDYRRRRLNRIISPARNDPFLDKTPGPEVRTYADVMREEALKRKEEEVKREIAKKKKEEEELKTKEKDVEKPKKRNRWDVSQDESAVDKKAKIXGSDWDLPDSTPGIGRWDATPTPGRIGDATPSVSRRNRWDETPTPGRLNDSDATPSGGVTPGATPAGMAWDATPKLGGMATPTPKKQRSRWDETPATMGSATPGATPAAAYTPGVTPFGAVDMATPTPNAIMRSAMTPEQYNLLRWEKDIEDRNRPLTDEELDGMFPQEGYKILDPPATYVPIRTPARKLLATPTPMATPLYNIPEENRGQQFDVPKEMPGGLPLMKPEDYQYFGSLLNEDNEEELSPEEQKERKIMKLLLKVKNGTPPQRKTALRQLTDKAREFGAGPLFNRILPLLMQPTLEDQERHLLVKVIDRVLYKLDELVRPYVHKILVVIEPLLIDEDYYARVEGREIISNLSKAAGLATMIAAMRPDIDNIDEYVRNTTARAFSVVASALGIPALLPFLKAVCQSKKSWQARHTGIKIVQQIAILIGCAVLPHLRSLVEIIEHGLNDENQKVRTITALSLAALAEAAAPYGIESFDSVLKPLWKGIRSHRGKVLAAFLKAIGFIIPLMDAIYASYYTKEVMVILIREFQSPDEEMKKIVLKVVKQCVSTEGVEPDYIRNDILPEFFRNFWVRRMALDRRNYKQLVETTVEIANKVGVADIVGRTVEDLKDESEPYRRMVMETIEKVVTNLGASDIDARLEELLIDGILYAFQEQTSDDANVMLNGFGAVVNTLGHKVKPYLPQICGTIKWRLNNKSAKVRQQAADLISRIAVVMKQCGEEQLMGHLGVVLYEYLGEEYPEVLGSILGALKAIVNVIGMTKMTPPIKDLLPRLTPILKNRHEKVQENCIDLVGRIADRGAEFVPAREWMRICFELLEMLKAHKKGIRRATVNTFGYIAKAIGPQDVLATLLNNLKVQERQNRVCTTVAIAIVAETCSPFTVLPALMNEYRVPELNVQNGVLKSLSFLFEYIGEMGKDYIYAVTPLLEDALMDRDLVHRQTAASAVKHMALGVAGLGCEDALIHLMNYVWPNIFETSPHVINAVMEAIEGMRAALGAAIVLNYCLQGLFHPARKVREVYWKIYNSLYIGAQDALVASYPVLEDEENNVFSRPELHIFV; from the exons ATGGACGTGGACACAGAGATTCAGAGGGTCAAAGAAGAAAGGCAAAAGATGGAGAAGGACCTGGCTGCACTAACCTCCCTTACTTTTGACACCGATCTTTATAATGCAAACAAGTATGAGGGCTACGAGCGATCCATTGCTGTCAATGATGAGGATGATAATCTTGATGGAACGGAAAATGAAATTGCTAGGAAAATGGCATCTTTTACTGCTCCGAAACAGTTTCTTAAGGAACATTTGAGAACTGGGGAGGAGGATGACGTGTCTGGGTTTAAGCAACCAAGTAAGATTATCGACAGGGAGGATGATTATAGGAGGAGGAGGTTGAACAGGATCATATCCCCTGCAAGGAATGATCCATTTTTGGACAAAACGCCAGGTCCAGAAGTCAGGACTTATGCTGATGTAATGAGAGAAGAAGCATTGAAGCGGAAGGAAGAGGAGGTGAAGAGGGAGATAGCAAAGAAGAAGAAGGAAGAAGAGGAATTAAAAACAAAGGAGAAAGATGTAGAGAAGCCAAAAAAGAGGAATAGATGGGATGTGTCTCAGGATGAGAGTGCTGTTGACAAGAAGGCCAAGAT GGGATCTGACTGGGATTTGCCTGACTCCACGCCTGGAATTGGAAGGTGGGATGCGACCCCGACACCTGGGAGAATTGGTGATGCAACACCATCAGTTTCAAGGAGAAATAGGTGGGATGAGACACCAACACCAGGACGCCTAAATGATTCGGATGCAACTCCTTCTGGAGGGGTTACGCCTGGGGCAACTCCTGCAGGAATGGCTTGGGACGCTACACCAAAGCTGGGAGGGATGGCTACCCCAACGCCAAAAAAACAGAGGTCAAGATGGGATGAGACTCCAGCCACAATGGGCAGTGCCACACCAGGTGCTACCCCTGCCGCAGCTTATACTCCCGGTGTCACTCCTTTTGGTGCTGTCGATATGGCTACCCCTACTCCGAATGCCATTATGCGTAGCGCAATGACTCCTGAACAGTATAACTTGTTGAGATGGGAGAAAGATATTGAGGACAGGAATAGGCCATTAACCGATGAGGAACTTGATGGAATGTTTCCGCAGGAAGGATATAAGATTTTGGACCCACCTGCTACCTATGTACCTATTAGAACACCTGCCCGGAAACTTCTTGCTACACCTACTCCAATGGCAACACCTCTGTATAATATCCCAGAAGAAAACCGAGGCCAACAGTTTGATGTGCCAAAAGAGATGCCGGGTGGTTTGCCATTGATGAAACCTGAGGATTACCAGTATTTTGGTTCACTGCTAAATGAAGACAATGAAGAGGAGTTATCGCCAGAAGAGCAGAAAGAGAGAAAGATCATGAAACTCTTACTGAAAGTGAAAAACGGTACTCCTCCACAGAGGAAAACTGCATTGAGACAACTCACAGACAAAGCAAGGGAATTTGGTGCTGGGCCACTGTTTAACCGTATTTTGCCACTGCTCATGCAACCCACATTGGAGGACCAGGAGAGACATTTGTTGGTTAAAGTTATTGATAGGGTGCTCTATAAATTAGATGAGTTGGTTCGTCCATATGTGCACAAAATATTGGTGGTTATCGAGCCTCTTTTAATCGATGAGGATTATTATGCTCGGGTAGAAGGTAGAGAAATCATCTCAAATCTTAGCAAGGCAGCTGGGTTGGCCACAATGATTGCTGCAATGCGTCCAGATATTGACAACATTGATGAGTATGTTAGGAACACCACTGCAAGAGCTTTTAGTGTTGTTGCCTCTGCTCTTGGGATCCCTGCATTGCTGCCATTCTTGAAAGCTGTGTGTCAGAGCAAGAAATCTTGGCAAGCTCGTCACACAGGTATTAAAATAGTACAACAGATTGCCATTCTAATTGGCTGTGCTGTTCTTCCACATCTGAGATCACTGGTTGAGATAATTGAACATGGTCTTAATGATGAAAATCAGAAAGTCAGAACGATCACTGCTCTATCCTTGGCTGCGCTTGCTGAGGCTGCAGCCCCTTATGGTATTGAAAGCTTTGACTCAGTTTTGAAGCCTCTGTGGAAGGGTATAAGGTCCCACCGTGGGAAGGTGTTGGCTGCCTTTTTGAAAGCCATTGGTTTTATCATACCGCTCATGGATGCGATATATGCCAGCTACTACACCAAGGAAGTCATGGTTATTCTTATCCGCGAGTTCCAGTCACCTgatgaagaaatgaagaaaatagTGCTGAAAGTGGTAAAACAGTGTGTGAGTACTGAGGGTGTAGAGCCAGATTATATCAGAAATGATATTCTTCCGGAGTTTTTCCGTAATTTCTGGGTCAGAAGGATGGCTTTGGACAGGAGAAATTACAAACAGCTTGTTGAAACCACTGTTGAGATTGCGAACAAAGTTGGTGTTGCTGATATTGTGGGAAGAACCGTGGAGGACCTGAAAGATGAAAGTGAGCCATATAGAAGGATGGTTATGGAGACAATTGAGAAAGTGGTGACAAACTTGGGAGCATCTGATATTGATGCTCGCTTAGAAGAGCTATTGATTGATGGGATTCTCTATGCGTTTCAAGAACAGACTAGTGATGATGCTAATGTGATGCTAAATGGTTTTGGTGCTGTTGTGAACACCCTTGGTCACAAAGTGAAGCCATACCTTCCCCAGATTTGTGGTACCATTAAATGGAGGCTTAACAATAAGAGTGCTAAAGTGAGACAGCAGGCAGCAGATCTTATATCCCGGATTGCAGTGGTTATGAAGCAGTGTGGAGAAGAACAATTAATGGGCCATCTTGGTGTCGTATTGTATGAGTATTTGGGAGAGGAGTATCCTGAAGTTCTGGGTTCGATATTGGGCGCTCTCAAGGCTATCGTCAATGTTATTGGGATGACCAAGATGACACCGCCAATCAAGGATTTGCTCCCTCGGCTAACTCCTATCTTGAAGAACCGCCATGAGAAAGTCCAAGAAAATTGTATTGATCTTGTTGGAAGAATTGCTGACCGAGGGGCTGAATTTGTTCCTGCAAGGGAGTGGATGAGGATTTGTTTTGAGCTTCTGGAGATGCTGAAAGCTCACAAGAAGGGTATCCGTAGAGCAACTGTGAATACTTTTGGTTATATTGCAAAAGCCATTGGGCCACAAGATGTTCTTGCAACATTGCTAAACAACCTCAAGGTGCAGGAACGTCAAAACCGGGTGTGCACAACTGTGGCCATAGCAATCGTTGCTGAAACATGCTCACCATTCACGGTTTTACCTGCATTGATGAATGAGTACCGTGTGCCGGAGCTCAATGTTCAGAATGGTGTTCTTAAGTCTCTTTCCTTCCTATTTGAGTACATAGGTGAGATGGGCAAGGATTACATTTATGCA GTGACTCCATTACTCGAGGATGCCCTCATGGACCGAGATTTGGTTCATCGTCAAACTGCCGCATCAGCAGTCAAACACATGGCCCTGGGAGTCGCTGGTCTGGGATGTGAAGACGCTTTAATCCACCTGATGAACTATGTCTGGCCCAACATTTTCGAGACATCCCCACACGTTATTAAC
- the LOC140818192 gene encoding calmodulin-binding protein 25-like gives MEQLWQMHPTFGDYLIQDSFTMETETLTKALQKPFSGNHPSYAEDLLSSEMVESFFAAPVPTPTASGGSENDTTFSRTRRSVAPSGRVTKRKSRATKRATVTIIVADPSNFRQMVQQMTGGSFVRVDGNFPVSPVLKLEPCRPMNRLQPCGSLPTTDPSVFPMQAPSAQLPPPPPPAPVADGGAPAAGLQFDSFGGFPTLESWKVM, from the coding sequence ATGGAGCAGCTATGGCAGATGCACCCGACATTCGGCGACTATTTGATTCAAGACAGCTTTACAATGGAAACAGAGACTCTAACCAAAGCTCTGCAAAAGCCATTTTCGGGTAATCACCCTTCGTATGCGGAAGATTTGCTGTCATCTGAAATGGTCGAGTCCTTCTTCGCGGCGCCTGTTCCAACTCCGACGGCCTCCGGCGGATCGGAGAACGATACTACTTTTTCCAGGACGCGCCGGAGCGTAGCACCGAGTGGGAGGGTGACGAAGCGGAAGTCACGAGCGACGAAGCGTGCAACGGTGACGATTATCGTGGCAGATCCCTCCAATTTCAGGCAGATGGTGCAGCAGATGACTGGAGGGAGCTTCGTGCGGGTGGATGGAAATTTCCCTGTATCTCCGGTGCTGAAACTGGAGCCGTGTAGGCCTATGAACCGATTGCAGCCGTGTGGCAGCTTGCCCACGACTGACCCCTCTGTTTTTCCGATGCAAGCCCCCTCGGCTCAACTTCCGCCCCCGCCCCCGCCCGCTCCGGTGGCTGATGGTGGCGCACCCGCTGCTGGGCTGCAGTTCGACTCTTTCGGTGGATTCCCGACTCTCGAGTCGTGGAAAGTCATGTAG